DNA sequence from the Canis aureus isolate CA01 chromosome 12, VMU_Caureus_v.1.0, whole genome shotgun sequence genome:
AGATTAGAGAGTAGGTGCCGTGAGGAGCTGGAAAGGGACCCAAAGTCTCTCTGGGCAGTGCAAATTATCTAACCCGTGTGTTCCAGGTCACCTCCTCTCCTCGTCATCAGTGACTGTCTCATGCACAGAACCCAAAAACATGTATCTGTGGTTTCCAAACAGTGGTAGGAGTTGGCACTATAGAACACTGAGAGTTGAATTGAgctttgagagacacagaaaagactGTGTGGCCCTGGGGGCCTCCCACAATGGGGTGCCAGGGGCAGCCCTTTGGGCCTGGGCTCCTTTCTCTTATCCACACACATCACCCTATACACAGTTATGGGAAAAGACATGGAAAAGCTAGATCTAAGCAGGTTTATCTCTGAGAATGTCAACTGGGCCTAAGAACTGTGCTTTCTTCTGAAAGATCTCCATGGGCCacctcaaatatatatttatcactttGACTTTCAGAAAAAGCTCTTCAGAGTTTATTAGAATCTCTGACCTGTCCACCCTACACGCCAACCCAACACCTGGAGCGGGAGCAAGCCTTGGCAAAGGAGTTTGCGGAAATTCTTCATTTTACCCTTCGATTTGATGAACTGAAGGTTAGACCACATATGCTACAACAGTGTAACAGACTTgtcctgagcacctactgtgtgccagcacTCTGCTCATGCTGTGGGGTGGGGATTAGATGGGTAAGATGTAGCTCTTTCCCTACGGAGACAGATAATGTAGTGAGATTTTGCATCCCTAATAGTAAAACTGATTTAGGATGGTGGCTTGGGCATGGAAATTCAAAATCTGCCAAATGCAGTAAGAGGAAACCTTTTCAAGTATCTGTCCTGATTAAGAACAAGTATCCTTTCCCTGAAAGCTATCTTATAGTAAAAGCAGggcatatattaaaataatgaggctctcagtatttatttttaactagaaATTGCTTTGATTGTTGGATAACAAAGGGACATCCTGGTGTATTTACCAAGGCTAGTGTCTGGGTTCCTGATGCATGTCCTCCATGTGATGCGGAGTCGTgaccttctttcctctcctctgaaTTGCAGATGAGGAACCCAGCTATTCAGAATGACTTCAGCTACTACAGAAGGACGATAAGTCGCAACCGCATCAACAACATGCATGTGAGCCCCTGATCCGTACACCCATTCTCCGCATCTTCCTTTGATTGTCCCGTCAGGCAGGGCACAAGGAAAAGACAGTCCTCATCTGTAATTCAGTTTCCAGCAGACGCTGTTTGGCAATTTTTGACCATGTCTTTATCAATTGCATCTTCTCTTCTTATTTTCATCAGCTAGACATTGAGAATGAAGTCAATAATGAGATGGCCAATCGAATGTCCCTCTTCTATGCAGAAGCCACGCCAATGCTGAAAACCCTTAGCAATGCCACCATGCACTTTGTCTCCGAAGTAAGTGgggctgagcacccaggcgcTTTTCTCTTAATTGCACGTAAAAGCTGCTAGCAAGGCTAACATACTTTTGTGTCTCCCGTTTAGAACAAAACCCTGCCAATAGAGAACACCACAGACTGCCTCAGTACGATGACGAGTGTTTGTAAAGTCATGCTGGAAACGCCGTAAGTGAAATCAGAGGTGGATTCATGGTCTAGAGTTCACCTAGAGAGAGCTTGTCAACATGATTGATGGGGTcaatgatgaggatgatgatgacaatggtggtggtggtggtggtggtggtaacaTTTGGGTCAGCACGTTAACATTTACATGTATATTACCTGAATTAATTTCATAAGGAACTCTGGGTGATAAACGTAATCCAGCCCCATTGTGTAGTTGAAGACACTGAGGTCCATACTGGTTCACTGACTTCCCAAAGGTTGCTTAGCTTGTTAGGTGGCAGAACCAGAACTCAAACCCAAGATGCTGTAGAAGATGGGGAAGGGCCAGAAGGAGGCTTACATGACTgggtattataaatatattgggAGAACGGGTTTGATAGAAGATTTAGAACGAAGAGCGGAAGTGGTAAGACTGTTGCAAGAATGATAATGGacacctctctccctctttccttctcttttctttttctctcttctcttccctcactgcctctccctctgtctccctctctcagcaGTTTCTTTGTACTCAAACTAGTTGCTGGATTTGAGAAGTGGCAGAGGTTGTAAATGGCGAGGCAGCGTGGTGATGAGGAAGTCCACACCACAAGCCAGGGTTCCGGTTATCTCATTAGCTACATCTGTGCCCTTAGACGGGTGGTATGGCCTGCCCAgaccttggtttccttatctgatGAAGTACTTGTAAAGTCATCTATGTGGCGAGGGCTTGGGAGGGCCAGAGACCTCAAAAGTGCCCTATGAAATGTGCTCCTCTGTTCAAATGTAAGATGGTGTTAACTGCAAATATTTCACTTATACCAAAGTTAAGACTTATTCCAAGACAGAAATAGTAATCATCTTCATTGAGTGCCCAATTCATAATGAAATAGATGTTAAGAAAGCCTCTAGAATTATCTTGAGTTATCTGGAGCATCAGGGACCCTGTTAAAGTAAGGGAACAAAATCCAAACTCCACAAATACTCCCAGCCCAGGAAAtggtacataattttttttatgtatctttgCCAATCCAATTCAATCCACAGCCTGTGTCCTAACAAAGGAAGTTACTCTGACTGGAGACATGATAGCTGCTCTGTAGAAATGAGCCTGATTCTTTTTCTCCATAATGAAGCCATTATTCTCTATAATCTTGGACAGCCAGAGGGACCTGCTATAAAATATTCAAGATTGATGGGTGGGGGGAGTGATGTACGTGATGAGCTGGCCTGCTGAAGGgcagaagagaagagaatttcCTGCCCTCTAATTTACCTTATTTTCACACTGAATTGCTGGTTGGATAGATTCAAGGAGAATTATCATCATGGGCTTCTTTAAGAGCATATTAACCTGGTTGTTGCAGGTCTGAGATTGTTCTCAAGAGATGATTGGAGGAGTCTAAAGTAGCCAGAAATGAACGGGCTCCGGCAAGGAGGTAACACAGctgcatttcttctctcttccaggGAGTACCGGAGTAGGTTTACAAGCGAAGAAACGCTGATGTTCTGCATGAGGGTGATGGTGGGAGTCATCATCCTCTATGACCACGTCCATCCCGTGGGAGCTTTCTGCAAGACATCCAAGATCGATGTAAGAATAGTTATGAACTCTGCTTTCCAAATAAGAGCTCGTGCATGTTGCCAAACAgatcttgcttctctctctctctctctctctctctcctccatccaCCGCTGAGAGGGATCTCTCCAAGATGCAAGCCCCCTCCTGGCAGCTATCCTCATAGCAAGGAGTCTAATCTTTTCCATGTGCCTACAGCAAAGCATCCAATCAAAAATCATagcaagacaaaaaataaaaaatcatagcAAGAGCTCAGAGATACTAATCCCCTCAGCCTGCAGAGTTGCTGAGCACATGTGAATGGTCACTTAGTTACAAACTGCCCCTTCAGGGGACCCAATGTGCcgtatggagaaaaaaaattatatatatttatatatatatttatatttatatattaaatattatata
Encoded proteins:
- the CYRIA gene encoding CYFIP-related Rac1 interactor A: MGNLLKVLTREIENYPHFFLDFENAQPTEGEREIWNQISAVLQDSESILADLQAYKGAGPEIRDAIQNPNDIQLQEKAWNAVCPLVVRLKRFYEFSIRLEKALQSLLESLTCPPYTPTQHLEREQALAKEFAEILHFTLRFDELKMRNPAIQNDFSYYRRTISRNRINNMHLDIENEVNNEMANRMSLFYAEATPMLKTLSNATMHFVSENKTLPIENTTDCLSTMTSVCKVMLETPEYRSRFTSEETLMFCMRVMVGVIILYDHVHPVGAFCKTSKIDMKGCIKVLKEQAPDSVEGLLNALRFTTKHLNDESTSKQIRAMLQ